The following coding sequences lie in one Danio rerio strain Tuebingen ecotype United States chromosome 3, GRCz12tu, whole genome shotgun sequence genomic window:
- the LOC110439334 gene encoding uncharacterized protein isoform X3: MAECALCFNVYSRLAPHLTAVHKVANSDEKRLLLALAAGRVDTRKTPCPVPGCRRTPARLDRHLRQHAELSTSGRKEAMGRAKRRKVARELQWLRSTQPAIPVVSQLASSSEGERDSEDPEAGRPCADRGCRRATERIQAQLTDLGKQVTKMRSTLLQITRLYRELRKGEGGRRRRKRARRTRSPPAPPAPGRGAAGGPTPPEPPEALEPYPFPDHVPALNLLLGEFEGYQLGSEPTPRLRNNVTSKLGRIKAFLGYMARGTAEPGDFLFLNQPARIRAWAARLGQTRMAEPTRQHYLKNVAQFLDYLSETPPAACQLSSTALVLIRREVRALIRGIRRRVVVHEVRTKQAKESRLIPKASLVRCHRTAGRKIPALLDSLESNPSTRQQWRFYGFLTGYLTSISGHRCGVFQNLTIQEVEEASRSPDESAYVINITTHKTNRAFGAAQLSLNREEYSWFRRFLALRAGLPGGSQATYFFFTSRASPCRTLNKYFQSAWLSMGLPGKPTFTDVRTAIATHVSRHCDAPVTTSGGFDPNQASVSLRRRQRMHTLQRIAARWRNSCAMTLQPQISSTHFTSDLSKHASAADSLKGPWWRRRRRRRRMGRQRALKAPRGKGARGRRLPSLPWREPAGGRCHGALPKGKARALARSNKQKTLNRPE, encoded by the exons ATGGCTGAATGTGCCCTATGCTTCAACGTCTACAGCCGGCTTGCGCCTCACCTGACGGCCGTTCACAAGGTGGCCAACTCGGACGAGAAGCGGCTGCTTCTCGCGCTGGCCGCCGGCCGCGTGGACACGCGGAAGACACCGTGCCCGGTCCCGGGATGTCGCCGGACGCCAGCCCGCCTAGACAGGCACTTGAGGCAGCACGCGGAGCTCTCGACCTCGGGAAGGAAAGAGGCTATGGGGAGGGCGAAACGCCGGAAAGTAGCTCGGGAGTTGCAGTGGCTGAGGTCCACCCAGCCTGCAATCCCTGTCGTGTCCCAGCTAGCATCGTCCTCCGAGGGGGAGCGGGACTCGGAGGACCCAGAGGCCGGCCGCCCGTGCGCCGACCGCGGCTGCAGGCGCGCCACCGAGCGCATACAGGCTCAGCTCACGGACCTGGGGAAACAGGTTACCAAGATGCGGTCCACCCTGCTCCAGATCACACGCCTCTACCGGGAGCTGAGGAAGGGAGAAggggggagaaggaggaggaagcGGGCGAGGAGAACCAGGTCGCCTCCTGCACCACCGGCTCCCGGGCGAGGCGCGGCCGGAGGTCCGACGCCCCCCGAGCCTCCGGAGGCTTTGGAACCCTACCCGTTCCCGGACCACGTCCCCGCGCTGA ACCTTCTCTTGGGGGAGTTCGAAGGGTACCAACTGGGCAGCGAGCCCACCCCCCGCCTGCGGAACAACGTCACTTCGAAGCTGGGGAGAATCAAAGCCTTCCTTGGTTACATGGCCAGGGGCACCGCGGAGCCAGGGGACTTCCTCTTCCTCAACCAACCAGCCCGAATCCGAGCGTGGGCCGCCCGGCTAGGTCAGACGCGCATGGCCGAGCCCACCAGGCAGCACTACCTGAAGAACGTGGCTCAGTTCCTAGACTACCTCTCGGAGACGCCGCCGGCCGCCTGTCAGCTCTCCAGCACGGCTCTGGTTCTGATTCGAAGGGAGGTCAGAGCCCTCATCCGCGGCATACGCCGGCGTGTCGTCGTGCACGAGGTAAGGACCAAGCAGGCGAAGGAAAGCCGACTGATCCCCAAGGCCAGCCTGGTGCGCTGTCACCGGACCGCTGGGAGGAAAATTCCCGCCCTGCTAG ATAGCCTCGAATCCAACCCAAGCACTAGGCAACAGTGGCGCTTCTATGGCTTTCTGACTGGCTACCTAACCTCCATCTCTGGGCACCGCTGTGGAGTCTTCCAGAATCTCACAATCCAGGAGGTTGAAGAGGCCTCCAGAAGCCCCGACGAGTCTGCTTATGTCATTAAC ATTACcactcacaaaacaaacagagcCTTTGGGGCGGCTCAGCTGTCCCTAAACAGGGAGGAATACAGCTGGTTCCGCAGGTTTTTGGCGCTGCGGGCTGGTCTCCCCGGAGGGAGCCAGGCTAcctatttctttttcacttccaGAGCCAGTCCTTGTCGGACCCTGAACAAGTACTTTCAGTCTGCTTGGCTCAGTATGGGCCTTCCAGGCAAACCCACCTTTACTGACGTACGCACTGCGATCGCGACTCATGTGAGTAGGCATTGTGACGCCCCTGTAACTACCAGCGGCGGCTTCGATCCTAATCAAGCTTCTGTCTCTCTCCGACGCAGGCAAAGAATGCACACTCTTCAGaggatcgccgcaaggtggcgcaattcatgtgccatgacacttcaacctcagataagttctacgcacttcacctcggacctctccaagcacgcgagcgccgcagactctttgaaagggccctggtggaggaggaggaggaggaggaggaggatggggagGCAGCGGGCACTGAAAGCCCCCCGCGGAAAGGGCGCAAGAGGACGGAGACTTCCGTCTCTCCCCTG GAGGGAACCAGCAGGAGGACGCTGCCATGGCGCCCTGCCAAAGGGAAAAGCCAGGGCGCTCGCCCGCTCGAACAAACAGAAGACTCTGAATCgtcctgaataa
- the LOC110439334 gene encoding uncharacterized protein isoform X6, with the protein MAECALCFNVYSRLAPHLTAVHKVANSDEKRLLLALAAGRVDTRKTPCPVPGCRRTPARLDRHLRQHAELSTSGRKEAMGRAKRRKVARELQWLRSTQPAIPVVSQLASSSEGERDSEDPEAGRPCADRGCRRATERIQAQLTDLGKQVTKMRSTLLQITRLYRELRKGEGGRRRRKRARRTRSPPAPPAPGRGAAGGPTPPEPPEALEPYPFPDHVPALNLLLGEFEGYQLGSEPTPRLRNNVTSKLGRIKAFLGYMARGTAEPGDFLFLNQPARIRAWAARLGQTRMAEPTRQHYLKNVAQFLDYLSETPPAACQLSSTALVLIRREVRALIRGIRRRVVVHEVRTKQAKESRLIPKASLVRCHRTAGRKIPALLDSLESNPSTRQQWRFYGFLTGYLTSISGHRCGVFQNLTIQEVEEASRSPDESAYVINITTHKTNRAFGAAQLSLNREEYSWFRRFLALRAGLPGGSQATYFFFTSRASPCRTLNKYFQSAWLSMGLPGKPTFTDVRTAIATHAKNAHSSEDRRKVAQFMCHDTSTSDKFYALHLGPLQARERRRLFERALVEEEEEEEEDGEAAGTESPPRKGRKRTETSVSPLEGTSRRTLPWRPAKGKSQGARPLEQTEDSESS; encoded by the exons ATGGCTGAATGTGCCCTATGCTTCAACGTCTACAGCCGGCTTGCGCCTCACCTGACGGCCGTTCACAAGGTGGCCAACTCGGACGAGAAGCGGCTGCTTCTCGCGCTGGCCGCCGGCCGCGTGGACACGCGGAAGACACCGTGCCCGGTCCCGGGATGTCGCCGGACGCCAGCCCGCCTAGACAGGCACTTGAGGCAGCACGCGGAGCTCTCGACCTCGGGAAGGAAAGAGGCTATGGGGAGGGCGAAACGCCGGAAAGTAGCTCGGGAGTTGCAGTGGCTGAGGTCCACCCAGCCTGCAATCCCTGTCGTGTCCCAGCTAGCATCGTCCTCCGAGGGGGAGCGGGACTCGGAGGACCCAGAGGCCGGCCGCCCGTGCGCCGACCGCGGCTGCAGGCGCGCCACCGAGCGCATACAGGCTCAGCTCACGGACCTGGGGAAACAGGTTACCAAGATGCGGTCCACCCTGCTCCAGATCACACGCCTCTACCGGGAGCTGAGGAAGGGAGAAggggggagaaggaggaggaagcGGGCGAGGAGAACCAGGTCGCCTCCTGCACCACCGGCTCCCGGGCGAGGCGCGGCCGGAGGTCCGACGCCCCCCGAGCCTCCGGAGGCTTTGGAACCCTACCCGTTCCCGGACCACGTCCCCGCGCTGA ACCTTCTCTTGGGGGAGTTCGAAGGGTACCAACTGGGCAGCGAGCCCACCCCCCGCCTGCGGAACAACGTCACTTCGAAGCTGGGGAGAATCAAAGCCTTCCTTGGTTACATGGCCAGGGGCACCGCGGAGCCAGGGGACTTCCTCTTCCTCAACCAACCAGCCCGAATCCGAGCGTGGGCCGCCCGGCTAGGTCAGACGCGCATGGCCGAGCCCACCAGGCAGCACTACCTGAAGAACGTGGCTCAGTTCCTAGACTACCTCTCGGAGACGCCGCCGGCCGCCTGTCAGCTCTCCAGCACGGCTCTGGTTCTGATTCGAAGGGAGGTCAGAGCCCTCATCCGCGGCATACGCCGGCGTGTCGTCGTGCACGAGGTAAGGACCAAGCAGGCGAAGGAAAGCCGACTGATCCCCAAGGCCAGCCTGGTGCGCTGTCACCGGACCGCTGGGAGGAAAATTCCCGCCCTGCTAG ATAGCCTCGAATCCAACCCAAGCACTAGGCAACAGTGGCGCTTCTATGGCTTTCTGACTGGCTACCTAACCTCCATCTCTGGGCACCGCTGTGGAGTCTTCCAGAATCTCACAATCCAGGAGGTTGAAGAGGCCTCCAGAAGCCCCGACGAGTCTGCTTATGTCATTAAC ATTACcactcacaaaacaaacagagcCTTTGGGGCGGCTCAGCTGTCCCTAAACAGGGAGGAATACAGCTGGTTCCGCAGGTTTTTGGCGCTGCGGGCTGGTCTCCCCGGAGGGAGCCAGGCTAcctatttctttttcacttccaGAGCCAGTCCTTGTCGGACCCTGAACAAGTACTTTCAGTCTGCTTGGCTCAGTATGGGCCTTCCAGGCAAACCCACCTTTACTGACGTACGCACTGCGATCGCGACTCAT GCAAAGAATGCACACTCTTCAGaggatcgccgcaaggtggcgcaattcatgtgccatgacacttcaacctcagataagttctacgcacttcacctcggacctctccaagcacgcgagcgccgcagactctttgaaagggccctggtggaggaggaggaggaggaggaggaggatggggagGCAGCGGGCACTGAAAGCCCCCCGCGGAAAGGGCGCAAGAGGACGGAGACTTCCGTCTCTCCCCTG GAGGGAACCAGCAGGAGGACGCTGCCATGGCGCCCTGCCAAAGGGAAAAGCCAGGGCGCTCGCCCGCTCGAACAAACAGAAGACTCTGAATCgtcctga
- the LOC110439334 gene encoding uncharacterized protein isoform X5 gives MAECALCFNVYSRLAPHLTAVHKVANSDEKRLLLALAAGRVDTRKTPCPVPGCRRTPARLDRHLRQHAELSTSGRKEAMGRAKRRKVARELQWLRSTQPAIPVVSQLASSSEGERDSEDPEAGRPCADRGCRRATERIQAQLTDLGKQVTKMRSTLLQITRLYRELRKGEGGRRRRKRARRTRSPPAPPAPGRGAAGGPTPPEPPEALEPYPFPDHVPALNLLLGEFEGYQLGSEPTPRLRNNVTSKLGRIKAFLGYMARGTAEPGDFLFLNQPARIRAWAARLGQTRMAEPTRQHYLKNVAQFLDYLSETPPAACQLSSTALVLIRREVRALIRGIRRRVVVHEVRTKQAKESRLIPKASLVRCHRTAGRKIPALLDSLESNPSTRQQWRFYGFLTGYLTSISGHRCGVFQNLTIQEVEEASRSPDESAYVINITTHKTNRAFGAAQLSLNREEYSWFRRFLALRAGLPGGSQATYFFFTSRASPCRTLNKYFQSAWLSMGLPGKPTFTDVRTAIATHAKNAHSSEDRRKVAQFMCHDTSTSDKFYALHLGPLQARERRRLFERALVEEEEEEEEDGEAAGTESPPRKGRKRTETSVSPLVKITFSLAWTAERVALANFPLCVSFPGGNQQEDAAMAPCQREKPGRSPARTNRRL, from the exons ATGGCTGAATGTGCCCTATGCTTCAACGTCTACAGCCGGCTTGCGCCTCACCTGACGGCCGTTCACAAGGTGGCCAACTCGGACGAGAAGCGGCTGCTTCTCGCGCTGGCCGCCGGCCGCGTGGACACGCGGAAGACACCGTGCCCGGTCCCGGGATGTCGCCGGACGCCAGCCCGCCTAGACAGGCACTTGAGGCAGCACGCGGAGCTCTCGACCTCGGGAAGGAAAGAGGCTATGGGGAGGGCGAAACGCCGGAAAGTAGCTCGGGAGTTGCAGTGGCTGAGGTCCACCCAGCCTGCAATCCCTGTCGTGTCCCAGCTAGCATCGTCCTCCGAGGGGGAGCGGGACTCGGAGGACCCAGAGGCCGGCCGCCCGTGCGCCGACCGCGGCTGCAGGCGCGCCACCGAGCGCATACAGGCTCAGCTCACGGACCTGGGGAAACAGGTTACCAAGATGCGGTCCACCCTGCTCCAGATCACACGCCTCTACCGGGAGCTGAGGAAGGGAGAAggggggagaaggaggaggaagcGGGCGAGGAGAACCAGGTCGCCTCCTGCACCACCGGCTCCCGGGCGAGGCGCGGCCGGAGGTCCGACGCCCCCCGAGCCTCCGGAGGCTTTGGAACCCTACCCGTTCCCGGACCACGTCCCCGCGCTGA ACCTTCTCTTGGGGGAGTTCGAAGGGTACCAACTGGGCAGCGAGCCCACCCCCCGCCTGCGGAACAACGTCACTTCGAAGCTGGGGAGAATCAAAGCCTTCCTTGGTTACATGGCCAGGGGCACCGCGGAGCCAGGGGACTTCCTCTTCCTCAACCAACCAGCCCGAATCCGAGCGTGGGCCGCCCGGCTAGGTCAGACGCGCATGGCCGAGCCCACCAGGCAGCACTACCTGAAGAACGTGGCTCAGTTCCTAGACTACCTCTCGGAGACGCCGCCGGCCGCCTGTCAGCTCTCCAGCACGGCTCTGGTTCTGATTCGAAGGGAGGTCAGAGCCCTCATCCGCGGCATACGCCGGCGTGTCGTCGTGCACGAGGTAAGGACCAAGCAGGCGAAGGAAAGCCGACTGATCCCCAAGGCCAGCCTGGTGCGCTGTCACCGGACCGCTGGGAGGAAAATTCCCGCCCTGCTAG ATAGCCTCGAATCCAACCCAAGCACTAGGCAACAGTGGCGCTTCTATGGCTTTCTGACTGGCTACCTAACCTCCATCTCTGGGCACCGCTGTGGAGTCTTCCAGAATCTCACAATCCAGGAGGTTGAAGAGGCCTCCAGAAGCCCCGACGAGTCTGCTTATGTCATTAAC ATTACcactcacaaaacaaacagagcCTTTGGGGCGGCTCAGCTGTCCCTAAACAGGGAGGAATACAGCTGGTTCCGCAGGTTTTTGGCGCTGCGGGCTGGTCTCCCCGGAGGGAGCCAGGCTAcctatttctttttcacttccaGAGCCAGTCCTTGTCGGACCCTGAACAAGTACTTTCAGTCTGCTTGGCTCAGTATGGGCCTTCCAGGCAAACCCACCTTTACTGACGTACGCACTGCGATCGCGACTCAT GCAAAGAATGCACACTCTTCAGaggatcgccgcaaggtggcgcaattcatgtgccatgacacttcaacctcagataagttctacgcacttcacctcggacctctccaagcacgcgagcgccgcagactctttgaaagggccctggtggaggaggaggaggaggaggaggaggatggggagGCAGCGGGCACTGAAAGCCCCCCGCGGAAAGGGCGCAAGAGGACGGAGACTTCCGTCTCTCCCCTGGTAAAAATCACATTCTCTTTGGCGTGGACAGCAGAACGTGTGGCATTGGCTAACTTCCCTTTATGTGTCTCTTTTCCAGGAGGGAACCAGCAGGAGGACGCTGCCATGGCGCCCTGCCAAAGGGAAAAGCCAGGGCGCTCGCCCGCTCGAACAAACAGAAGACTCTGA
- the LOC110439334 gene encoding uncharacterized protein isoform X1 has protein sequence MLQRLQPACASPDGRSQGGQLGREAAASRAGRRPRGHAEDTVPGPGMSPDASPPRQALEAARGALDLGKERGYGEGETPESSSGVAVAEVHPACNPCRVPASIVLRGGAGLGGPRGRPPVRRPRLQARHRAHTGSAHGPGETGYQDAVHPAPDHTPLPGAEEGRRGEKEEEAGEENQVASCTTGSRARRGRRSDAPRASGGFGTLPVPGPRPRAELSIFQARHCRSAGCVASGKLTLGCARSTDLLLGEFEGYQLGSEPTPRLRNNVTSKLGRIKAFLGYMARGTAEPGDFLFLNQPARIRAWAARLGQTRMAEPTRQHYLKNVAQFLDYLSETPPAACQLSSTALVLIRREVRALIRGIRRRVVVHEVRTKQAKESRLIPKASLVRCHRTAGRKIPALLDSLESNPSTRQQWRFYGFLTGYLTSISGHRCGVFQNLTIQEVEEASRSPDESAYVINITTHKTNRAFGAAQLSLNREEYSWFRRFLALRAGLPGGSQATYFFFTSRASPCRTLNKYFQSAWLSMGLPGKPTFTDVRTAIATHVSRHCDAPVTTSGGFDPNQASVSLRRRQRMHTLQRIAARWRNSCAMTLQPQISSTHFTSDLSKHASAADSLKGPWWRRRRRRRRMGRQRALKAPRGKGARGRRLPSLPWREPAGGRCHGALPKGKARALARSNKQKTLNRPE, from the exons ATGCTTCAACGTCTACAGCCGGCTTGCGCCTCACCTGACGGCCGTTCACAAGGTGGCCAACTCGGACGAGAAGCGGCTGCTTCTCGCGCTGGCCGCCGGCCGCGTGGACACGCGGAAGACACCGTGCCCGGTCCCGGGATGTCGCCGGACGCCAGCCCGCCTAGACAGGCACTTGAGGCAGCACGCGGAGCTCTCGACCTCGGGAAGGAAAGAGGCTATGGGGAGGGCGAAACGCCGGAAAGTAGCTCGGGAGTTGCAGTGGCTGAGGTCCACCCAGCCTGCAATCCCTGTCGTGTCCCAGCTAGCATCGTCCTCCGAGGGGGAGCGGGACTCGGAGGACCCAGAGGCCGGCCGCCCGTGCGCCGACCGCGGCTGCAGGCGCGCCACCGAGCGCATACAGGCTCAGCTCACGGACCTGGGGAAACAGGTTACCAAGATGCGGTCCACCCTGCTCCAGATCACACGCCTCTACCGGGAGCTGAGGAAGGGAGAAggggggagaaggaggaggaagcGGGCGAGGAGAACCAGGTCGCCTCCTGCACCACCGGCTCCCGGGCGAGGCGCGGCCGGAGGTCCGACGCCCCCCGAGCCTCCGGAGGCTTTGGAACCCTACCCGTTCCCGGACCACGTCCCCGCGCTGAGTTGAGTATATTTCAGGCACGTCACTGTCGCTCTGCTGGGTGTGTGGCTTCGGGGAAGTTGACTCTTGGTTGTGCTCGTTCCACAGACCTTCTCTTGGGGGAGTTCGAAGGGTACCAACTGGGCAGCGAGCCCACCCCCCGCCTGCGGAACAACGTCACTTCGAAGCTGGGGAGAATCAAAGCCTTCCTTGGTTACATGGCCAGGGGCACCGCGGAGCCAGGGGACTTCCTCTTCCTCAACCAACCAGCCCGAATCCGAGCGTGGGCCGCCCGGCTAGGTCAGACGCGCATGGCCGAGCCCACCAGGCAGCACTACCTGAAGAACGTGGCTCAGTTCCTAGACTACCTCTCGGAGACGCCGCCGGCCGCCTGTCAGCTCTCCAGCACGGCTCTGGTTCTGATTCGAAGGGAGGTCAGAGCCCTCATCCGCGGCATACGCCGGCGTGTCGTCGTGCACGAGGTAAGGACCAAGCAGGCGAAGGAAAGCCGACTGATCCCCAAGGCCAGCCTGGTGCGCTGTCACCGGACCGCTGGGAGGAAAATTCCCGCCCTGCTAG ATAGCCTCGAATCCAACCCAAGCACTAGGCAACAGTGGCGCTTCTATGGCTTTCTGACTGGCTACCTAACCTCCATCTCTGGGCACCGCTGTGGAGTCTTCCAGAATCTCACAATCCAGGAGGTTGAAGAGGCCTCCAGAAGCCCCGACGAGTCTGCTTATGTCATTAAC ATTACcactcacaaaacaaacagagcCTTTGGGGCGGCTCAGCTGTCCCTAAACAGGGAGGAATACAGCTGGTTCCGCAGGTTTTTGGCGCTGCGGGCTGGTCTCCCCGGAGGGAGCCAGGCTAcctatttctttttcacttccaGAGCCAGTCCTTGTCGGACCCTGAACAAGTACTTTCAGTCTGCTTGGCTCAGTATGGGCCTTCCAGGCAAACCCACCTTTACTGACGTACGCACTGCGATCGCGACTCATGTGAGTAGGCATTGTGACGCCCCTGTAACTACCAGCGGCGGCTTCGATCCTAATCAAGCTTCTGTCTCTCTCCGACGCAGGCAAAGAATGCACACTCTTCAGaggatcgccgcaaggtggcgcaattcatgtgccatgacacttcaacctcagataagttctacgcacttcacctcggacctctccaagcacgcgagcgccgcagactctttgaaagggccctggtggaggaggaggaggaggaggaggaggatggggagGCAGCGGGCACTGAAAGCCCCCCGCGGAAAGGGCGCAAGAGGACGGAGACTTCCGTCTCTCCCCTG GAGGGAACCAGCAGGAGGACGCTGCCATGGCGCCCTGCCAAAGGGAAAAGCCAGGGCGCTCGCCCGCTCGAACAAACAGAAGACTCTGAATCgtcctgaataa
- the LOC110439334 gene encoding uncharacterized protein isoform X4, whose product MCPMLQRLQPACASPDGRSQGGQLGREAAASRAGRRPRGHAEDTVPGPGMSPDASPPRQALEAARGALDLGKERGYGEGETPESSSGVAVAEVHPACNPCRVPASIVLRGGAGLGGPRGRPPVRRPRLQARHRAHTGSAHGPGETGYQDAVHPAPDHTPLPGAEEGRRGEKEEEAGEENQVASCTTGSRARRGRRSDAPRASGGFGTLPVPGPRPRAELSIFQARHCRSAGCVASGKLTLGCARSTDLLLGEFEGYQLGSEPTPRLRNNVTSKLGRIKAFLGYMARGTAEPGDFLFLNQPARIRAWAARLGQTRMAEPTRQHYLKNVAQFLDYLSETPPAACQLSSTALVLIRREVRALIRGIRRRVVVHEVRTKQAKESRLIPKASLVRCHRTAGRKIPALLDSLESNPSTRQQWRFYGFLTGYLTSISGHRCGVFQNLTIQEVEEASRSPDESAYVINITTHKTNRAFGAAQLSLNREEYSWFRRFLALRAGLPGGSQATYFFFTSRASPCRTLNKYFQSAWLSMGLPGKPTFTDVRTAIATHAKNAHSSEDRRKVAQFMCHDTSTSDKFYALHLGPLQARERRRLFERALVEEEEEEEEDGEAAGTESPPRKGRKRTETSVSPLEGTSRRTLPWRPAKGKSQGARPLEQTEDSESS is encoded by the exons ATGTGCCCTATGCTTCAACGTCTACAGCCGGCTTGCGCCTCACCTGACGGCCGTTCACAAGGTGGCCAACTCGGACGAGAAGCGGCTGCTTCTCGCGCTGGCCGCCGGCCGCGTGGACACGCGGAAGACACCGTGCCCGGTCCCGGGATGTCGCCGGACGCCAGCCCGCCTAGACAGGCACTTGAGGCAGCACGCGGAGCTCTCGACCTCGGGAAGGAAAGAGGCTATGGGGAGGGCGAAACGCCGGAAAGTAGCTCGGGAGTTGCAGTGGCTGAGGTCCACCCAGCCTGCAATCCCTGTCGTGTCCCAGCTAGCATCGTCCTCCGAGGGGGAGCGGGACTCGGAGGACCCAGAGGCCGGCCGCCCGTGCGCCGACCGCGGCTGCAGGCGCGCCACCGAGCGCATACAGGCTCAGCTCACGGACCTGGGGAAACAGGTTACCAAGATGCGGTCCACCCTGCTCCAGATCACACGCCTCTACCGGGAGCTGAGGAAGGGAGAAggggggagaaggaggaggaagcGGGCGAGGAGAACCAGGTCGCCTCCTGCACCACCGGCTCCCGGGCGAGGCGCGGCCGGAGGTCCGACGCCCCCCGAGCCTCCGGAGGCTTTGGAACCCTACCCGTTCCCGGACCACGTCCCCGCGCTGAGTTGAGTATATTTCAGGCACGTCACTGTCGCTCTGCTGGGTGTGTGGCTTCGGGGAAGTTGACTCTTGGTTGTGCTCGTTCCACAGACCTTCTCTTGGGGGAGTTCGAAGGGTACCAACTGGGCAGCGAGCCCACCCCCCGCCTGCGGAACAACGTCACTTCGAAGCTGGGGAGAATCAAAGCCTTCCTTGGTTACATGGCCAGGGGCACCGCGGAGCCAGGGGACTTCCTCTTCCTCAACCAACCAGCCCGAATCCGAGCGTGGGCCGCCCGGCTAGGTCAGACGCGCATGGCCGAGCCCACCAGGCAGCACTACCTGAAGAACGTGGCTCAGTTCCTAGACTACCTCTCGGAGACGCCGCCGGCCGCCTGTCAGCTCTCCAGCACGGCTCTGGTTCTGATTCGAAGGGAGGTCAGAGCCCTCATCCGCGGCATACGCCGGCGTGTCGTCGTGCACGAGGTAAGGACCAAGCAGGCGAAGGAAAGCCGACTGATCCCCAAGGCCAGCCTGGTGCGCTGTCACCGGACCGCTGGGAGGAAAATTCCCGCCCTGCTAG ATAGCCTCGAATCCAACCCAAGCACTAGGCAACAGTGGCGCTTCTATGGCTTTCTGACTGGCTACCTAACCTCCATCTCTGGGCACCGCTGTGGAGTCTTCCAGAATCTCACAATCCAGGAGGTTGAAGAGGCCTCCAGAAGCCCCGACGAGTCTGCTTATGTCATTAAC ATTACcactcacaaaacaaacagagcCTTTGGGGCGGCTCAGCTGTCCCTAAACAGGGAGGAATACAGCTGGTTCCGCAGGTTTTTGGCGCTGCGGGCTGGTCTCCCCGGAGGGAGCCAGGCTAcctatttctttttcacttccaGAGCCAGTCCTTGTCGGACCCTGAACAAGTACTTTCAGTCTGCTTGGCTCAGTATGGGCCTTCCAGGCAAACCCACCTTTACTGACGTACGCACTGCGATCGCGACTCAT GCAAAGAATGCACACTCTTCAGaggatcgccgcaaggtggcgcaattcatgtgccatgacacttcaacctcagataagttctacgcacttcacctcggacctctccaagcacgcgagcgccgcagactctttgaaagggccctggtggaggaggaggaggaggaggaggaggatggggagGCAGCGGGCACTGAAAGCCCCCCGCGGAAAGGGCGCAAGAGGACGGAGACTTCCGTCTCTCCCCTG GAGGGAACCAGCAGGAGGACGCTGCCATGGCGCCCTGCCAAAGGGAAAAGCCAGGGCGCTCGCCCGCTCGAACAAACAGAAGACTCTGAATCgtcctga